In Peromyscus eremicus chromosome 2, PerEre_H2_v1, whole genome shotgun sequence, a single genomic region encodes these proteins:
- the Lrrc47 gene encoding leucine-rich repeat-containing protein 47 isoform X2, producing MAAAAVSEAWPELELAERERRRELLLTGPGLEERVKAAGGRLPPRLFTLPLLHYLEVSGCGSLRAPGPGLAQGLPQLHSLVLRRNALGPGLNPELGPLPALRVLDLSGNALEALPPGEGLGPAEPPGLPQLQSLNLSGNRLRELPADLARCAPRLQSLNLTGNCLDAFPAEFFRPGALPLLSELAAADNCLRELSPDIAHLASLKTLDLSNNQLTEIPAELADCPKLKEINFRGNKLRDKRLEKMTKLHDDLCEKRTAATIATHDLQAVRGPLLYAARPPEDLKIVPLGRREAKAKELVKQLQLEAEEQRKQKKRQSVSGLHRYLHLLDGKENYPCLVDAEGDVISFPPITNSEKTKIKKTTCNLFLEVTSATSLQLCKDIMDSLILKMAELSKSTSENKEEDALSGTEADASCGLSDPNLNQRAGKDGQCPLVVEQVRVVDLEGSLKVVYPSKADLTTTPPYVTVVR from the exons ATGGCGGCGGCGGCCGTATCCGAGGCCTGGCCGGAGCTGGAGCTGGCGGAGCGCGAGCGGCGTCGCGAGCTGCTGCTGACCGGGCCAGGGCTGGAGGAGCGGGTGAAGGCGGCCGGGGGACGGCTGCCGCCGCGGCTCTTCACGCTGCCGCTGCTGCACTACCTGGAGGTGAGCGGCTGCGGCAGCCTGCGTGCGCCGGGGCCCGGCCTGGCTCAGGGCCTGCCGCAGCTGCACAGCCTGGTGCTGCGGCGCAACGCTCTGGGGCCCGGCCTGAACCCGGAGCTGGGGCCGCTGCCCGCGCTGCGCGTGCTCGACCTATCGGGCAACGCGCTGGAGGCGCTGCCGCCGGGCGAGGGCCTGGGCCCCGCCGAGCCTCCCGGGCTGCCTCAGCTGCAGAGCCTCAACCTCAGTGGCAACCGCCTGCGCGAGCTGCCCGCCGACCTGGCGCGCTGCGCCCCTCGCCTGCAGAGCCTCAACCTCACCGGcaactgcctggatgccttccccGCCGAGTTCTTCCGACCAGGAGCTCTGCCCCTGCTCAGTGAGCTTGCGGCTGCCGACAACTGCCTGCGGGAGCTCAGTCCTGACATCGCGCACCTGGCTTCGCTCAAG ACACTGGACCTCTCCAACAACCAGCTGACCGAGATCCCTGCTGAGCTGGCAGACTGCCCCAAGCTCAAAGAGATCAACTTCCGAGGGAACAAGCTTCGAGACAAGCGCCTGGAGAAGATG ACAAAGCTCCATGATGACCTCTGTGAGAAGAGGACAGCAGCCACCATTGCCACCCACGACCTCCAGGCAGTGCGCGGGCCCCTACTGTATGCAGCCCGGCCACCCGAGGACCTCAAG ATCGTGCCCTTGGGGCGGAGAGAAGCCAAGGCCAAGGAGCTGGTGaagcagctgcagctggaagCTGAGGAGCAGAGAAAGCAGAAGAAGCGGCAGAGTGTCTCAGGGCTGCACAG GTACCTTCACTTACTGGACGGGAAGGAAAACTACCCTTGTCTTGTGGATGCCGAAGGAGATGTGATTTCTTTTCCACCTATCACAAACAGTGAGAAGACGAAG ATTAAGAAAACAACATGCAACTTGTTTTTGGAAGTAACGAGTGCCACGAGCCTGCAGCTCTGTAAGGACATCATGGACAGCCTCATTCTG AAAATGGCAGAGCTGAGCAAAAGCACTTCAGAAAATAAAGAGGAAGACGCACTCTCGGGTACGGAAGCTGATGCCAGCTGTGGACTTTCTGATCCCAACTTGAATCAAAGAGCTGGGAAGGATGGACAGTGCCCCCTGGTGGTGGAACAGGTCCGAGTGGTGGACCTGGAGGGGAGCTTGAAGGTGGTGTACCCATCCAAGGCTGACCTGACCACCACCCCTCCCTATGTGACTGTGGTTCGCTGA
- the Smim1 gene encoding small integral membrane protein 1 yields MQSQESGVQYSRWDSSSRDEVSVTAGSSTEEASCYRRISQKLCSGKLGIAMKVLGGVALFWIIFILGYITGYYVHKCK; encoded by the exons ATGCAGTCCCAGGAGAGTGGCGTCCAGTACAGCAGGTGGGACAGCAGCAGCCGGGATGAGGTCAGCGTGACTGCCGggtccagcactgaggaggcctCATGCTATAGGAG GATCTCCCAGAAGCTGTGCTCGGGCAAGCTGGGGATCGCCATGAAGGTGCTGGGTGGAGTGGCCCTCTTCTGGATCATCTTCATCTTGGGCTACATCACTGGCTACTATGTGCACAAGTGCAAATAA
- the Lrrc47 gene encoding leucine-rich repeat-containing protein 47 isoform X1: MAAAAVSEAWPELELAERERRRELLLTGPGLEERVKAAGGRLPPRLFTLPLLHYLEVSGCGSLRAPGPGLAQGLPQLHSLVLRRNALGPGLNPELGPLPALRVLDLSGNALEALPPGEGLGPAEPPGLPQLQSLNLSGNRLRELPADLARCAPRLQSLNLTGNCLDAFPAEFFRPGALPLLSELAAADNCLRELSPDIAHLASLKTLDLSNNQLTEIPAELADCPKLKEINFRGNKLRDKRLEKMVGGCQTKSILEYLRARGRGCRSKGRPEGSEKEDRKKRRERKQRRESGEGEEEVADSARLMLKVLHVSENPTPLTVRVSPEVRDVRPYIVGAVVRGMDLQPGNALRRFLNSQTKLHDDLCEKRTAATIATHDLQAVRGPLLYAARPPEDLKIVPLGRREAKAKELVKQLQLEAEEQRKQKKRQSVSGLHRYLHLLDGKENYPCLVDAEGDVISFPPITNSEKTKIKKTTCNLFLEVTSATSLQLCKDIMDSLILKMAELSKSTSENKEEDALSGTEADASCGLSDPNLNQRAGKDGQCPLVVEQVRVVDLEGSLKVVYPSKADLTTTPPYVTVVR, translated from the exons ATGGCGGCGGCGGCCGTATCCGAGGCCTGGCCGGAGCTGGAGCTGGCGGAGCGCGAGCGGCGTCGCGAGCTGCTGCTGACCGGGCCAGGGCTGGAGGAGCGGGTGAAGGCGGCCGGGGGACGGCTGCCGCCGCGGCTCTTCACGCTGCCGCTGCTGCACTACCTGGAGGTGAGCGGCTGCGGCAGCCTGCGTGCGCCGGGGCCCGGCCTGGCTCAGGGCCTGCCGCAGCTGCACAGCCTGGTGCTGCGGCGCAACGCTCTGGGGCCCGGCCTGAACCCGGAGCTGGGGCCGCTGCCCGCGCTGCGCGTGCTCGACCTATCGGGCAACGCGCTGGAGGCGCTGCCGCCGGGCGAGGGCCTGGGCCCCGCCGAGCCTCCCGGGCTGCCTCAGCTGCAGAGCCTCAACCTCAGTGGCAACCGCCTGCGCGAGCTGCCCGCCGACCTGGCGCGCTGCGCCCCTCGCCTGCAGAGCCTCAACCTCACCGGcaactgcctggatgccttccccGCCGAGTTCTTCCGACCAGGAGCTCTGCCCCTGCTCAGTGAGCTTGCGGCTGCCGACAACTGCCTGCGGGAGCTCAGTCCTGACATCGCGCACCTGGCTTCGCTCAAG ACACTGGACCTCTCCAACAACCAGCTGACCGAGATCCCTGCTGAGCTGGCAGACTGCCCCAAGCTCAAAGAGATCAACTTCCGAGGGAACAAGCTTCGAGACAAGCGCCTGGAGAAGATGGTGGGTGGCTGCCAGACCAAATCCATCCTAGAGTACCTGCGTGCTCGTGGCCGTGGCTGTCGGAGCAAGGGCCGGCCAGAGGGCTCTGAGAAGGAGGACAGGAAGAAGAGGCGGGAGCGGAAGCAGCGTCGGGAGAGCGGGGAGGGCGAGGAGGAGGTAGCCGACTCAGCCAGGCTGATGCTCAAGGTCTTGCACGTCTCTGAGAACCCCACACCCCTGACAGTCAGGGTAAGCCCGGAGGTCAGGGACGTGCGCCCATACATCGTGGGAGCTGTCGTGAGAGGCATGGACCTGCAGCCAGGAAATGCACTCCGGCGCTTTCTCAACTCCCAG ACAAAGCTCCATGATGACCTCTGTGAGAAGAGGACAGCAGCCACCATTGCCACCCACGACCTCCAGGCAGTGCGCGGGCCCCTACTGTATGCAGCCCGGCCACCCGAGGACCTCAAG ATCGTGCCCTTGGGGCGGAGAGAAGCCAAGGCCAAGGAGCTGGTGaagcagctgcagctggaagCTGAGGAGCAGAGAAAGCAGAAGAAGCGGCAGAGTGTCTCAGGGCTGCACAG GTACCTTCACTTACTGGACGGGAAGGAAAACTACCCTTGTCTTGTGGATGCCGAAGGAGATGTGATTTCTTTTCCACCTATCACAAACAGTGAGAAGACGAAG ATTAAGAAAACAACATGCAACTTGTTTTTGGAAGTAACGAGTGCCACGAGCCTGCAGCTCTGTAAGGACATCATGGACAGCCTCATTCTG AAAATGGCAGAGCTGAGCAAAAGCACTTCAGAAAATAAAGAGGAAGACGCACTCTCGGGTACGGAAGCTGATGCCAGCTGTGGACTTTCTGATCCCAACTTGAATCAAAGAGCTGGGAAGGATGGACAGTGCCCCCTGGTGGTGGAACAGGTCCGAGTGGTGGACCTGGAGGGGAGCTTGAAGGTGGTGTACCCATCCAAGGCTGACCTGACCACCACCCCTCCCTATGTGACTGTGGTTCGCTGA
- the Ccdc27 gene encoding coiled-coil domain-containing protein 27 isoform X2 — protein MKKENFPDELSLASPQISNGMVLLQSVANRGSHGPEKKQQDRHRPSKSAQAVGRYYRKVSQLKKLTSPNGFVSEMEEMRKAFLMRPGCPQFSTRATSVSHMGSATTVDLPRDTCTSSGTWRMTEDQPLDRLGSATSVDGHLFSLSKSACELNYSRKKSEPPATSPTSPTLVKRSQRTRMPWYISVIHEKDHSLIQLEEELQRLSVLETQMQKKDQEILMLQKEKEALKKQLRTLLRSRGTETSSASARMERSSEAPLKLGRLSMLKTAYKDEEELQRWMQDDLNVVENRELQMEVGNVVEEKGAEGPLEEAVTGKIGTLLEEGPEEEEEEAEGAEEDEEEGEVIQEEELWELKEEEEQRPKRSYSLTESFEEELMAQLEEYERMLMDFQSELELTRARYSLATGAITSLQRQNDFQESQLRKVTTENELLEKELRERKRQIQAMTNKFSSLREEKKQQGIMGLIEKENLILRQQVSELETELLSRDQDIAELHSKTSELQAQIDLNEDHLRRWKELHDDLQSRNETIQQAEQQTRVILESSQARLERLRNKIIQAVFSVSGTKNLSTELSDNYILESLQKIITERSDFYSQLKQKGVKVPPLQQSDISLPSKLKKLASK, from the exons ATGAAGAAGGAGAACTTCCCTGATGAACTCAGCTTGGCATCCCCCCAGATCAGCAACGGCATGGTGCTGCTTCAGAGTGTGGCCAACCGGGGCTCCCATGGGCCAGAGAAGAAGCAGCAAGACCGTCATAGACCCAGCAAGTCAGCCCAGGCTGTTGGCCGCTACTACCGCAAAGTG AGCCAGCTTAAGAAGCTCACTAGCCCTAATGGCTTTGTGTCTGAAATGGAAGAAATGAGGAAGGCTTTTCTCATGCGGCCTGGATGCCCCCAGTTCAGTACCAGAGCCACATCTGTGTCTCATATGG GTTCTGCCACCACGGTTGATCTGCCCAGGGACACATGTACCAGCTCCGGGACTTGGAGGATGACTGAGGACCAGCCCCTGGACAGGCTGGGCTCTGCCACCAGTGTGGATG GGCACCTCTTTTCACTCAGCAAGAGTGCTTGTGAGCTCAACTACTCACGGAAGAAGAGTGAGCCCCCAGCCACAAGTCCCACCAGCCCAACCTTGGTCAAGAGGTCCCAAAGAACCAGAATGCCCTGGTACATCTCAGTCATCCATGAGAAG GATCATTCCCTGATCCAACTGGAAGAAGAACTCCAGCGTCTCTCAGTGCTGGAGACCCAGATGCAGAAGAAAGATCAGGAGATCTTGATGCTCCAAAAGGAGAAGGAAGCCCTGAAGAAGCAGCTGAGGACccttctcagaagcagaggcacaGAAACATCCTCAGCTTCCGCCAGGATG GAGCGGTCCTCTGAGGCTCCCCTGAAGCTGGGAAGGCTGAGCATGCTGAAGACCGCGTACAAAGACGAGGAGGAGCTGCAGCGCTGGATGCAG GACGACCTTAACGTGGTAGAGAACAGGGAGCTGCAGATGGAAGTAGGAAATGTCGTGGAGGAAAAGGGCGCTGAGGGGCCCCTGGAGGAAGCTGTAACTGGCAAGATCGGGACTTTGCTGGAAGAGGgccctgaggaggaggaggaggaagcagaaggagctgaggaggatgaggaggagggggaggtgaTACAGGAGGAAGAATTGTGGGAgttgaaggaggaagaggaacagcGTCCCAAGAGGTCATACTCTCTGACCGAGTCCTTTGAGGAGGAGCTAATGGCCCAGCTGGAGGAGTATGAGCGAATGTTGATGGACTTCCAGAGTGAGCTGGAACTCACTAGGGCCAGATATTCCCTGGCCACAG GAGCCATCACATCTTTACAACGGCAAAACGACTTCCAAGAGTCTCAGCTGCGGAAGGTCACCACAGAAAACGAGCTTCTGGAAAAGGAACTCCGTGAACGGAAGCGGCAGATCCAAGCCATGACCAACAAG TTCTCCAGCCTCCGGGAGGAAAAGAAGCAGCAGGGGATAATGGGGCTCATTGAGAAGGAAAACCTCATCCTCCGACAG CAAGTGTCTGAGTTGGAGACAGAGCTCCTGAGTCGTGATCAGGACATCGCGGAGCTGCACAGCAAAACTAGTGAGCTGCAGGCTCAGATCGACCTGAACGAAGATCACTTGAGGCGGTGGAAAGAACTCCATGATGACCTCCAAAGCCGGAATGAGACAATCCAGCAAGCAGAGCAACAGACTCGTGTGATCCTGGAGTCCTCTCAGGCCAGG CTCGAGAGACTAAGGAATAAGATAATTCAGGCTGTCTTCAGTGTCAGTGGGACCAAGAACTTGTCCACTGAGCTCTCGGACAACTACATCCTGGAGTCCCTGCAG AAAATcatcacagagagaagtgacttctACAGTCAACTGAAACAAAAAGGCGTAAAGGTACCCCCGCTGCAGCAGTCAGACATCTCCCTGCCCAGCAAGCTCAAGAAGCTAGCTTCCAAGTAG
- the Ccdc27 gene encoding coiled-coil domain-containing protein 27 isoform X1 encodes MKKENFPDELSLASPQISNGMVLLQSVANRGSHGPEKKQQDRHRPSKSAQAVGRYYRKVSQLKKLTSPNGFVSEMEEMRKAFLMRPGCPQFSTRATSVSHMGSATTVDLPRDTCTSSGTWRMTEDQPLDRLGSATSVDGHLFSLSKSACELNYSRKKSEPPATSPTSPTLVKRSQRTRMPWYISVIHEKDHSLIQLEEELQRLSVLETQMQKKDQEILMLQKEKEALKKQLRTLLRSRGTETSSASARMERSSEAPLKLGRLSMLKTAYKDEEELQRWMQDDLNVVENRELQMEVGNVVEEKGAEGPLEEAVTGKIGTLLEEGPEEEEEEAEGAEEDEEEGEVIQEEELWELKEEEEQRPKRSYSLTESFEEELMAQLEEYERMLMDFQSELELTRARYSLATGAITSLQRQNDFQESQLRKVTTENELLEKELRERKRQIQAMTNKFSSLREEKKQQGIMGLIEKENLILRQQVSELETELLSRDQDIAELHSKTSELQAQIDLNEDHLRRWKELHDDLQSRNETIQQAEQQTRVILESSQARVMPVAPHRGFKFMATHILTHCPPTQTMCPATRVLAYSASDCNMQYRTEAWKVVEESVRAYGTFWKHRERGPALFIKKVGLGFS; translated from the exons ATGAAGAAGGAGAACTTCCCTGATGAACTCAGCTTGGCATCCCCCCAGATCAGCAACGGCATGGTGCTGCTTCAGAGTGTGGCCAACCGGGGCTCCCATGGGCCAGAGAAGAAGCAGCAAGACCGTCATAGACCCAGCAAGTCAGCCCAGGCTGTTGGCCGCTACTACCGCAAAGTG AGCCAGCTTAAGAAGCTCACTAGCCCTAATGGCTTTGTGTCTGAAATGGAAGAAATGAGGAAGGCTTTTCTCATGCGGCCTGGATGCCCCCAGTTCAGTACCAGAGCCACATCTGTGTCTCATATGG GTTCTGCCACCACGGTTGATCTGCCCAGGGACACATGTACCAGCTCCGGGACTTGGAGGATGACTGAGGACCAGCCCCTGGACAGGCTGGGCTCTGCCACCAGTGTGGATG GGCACCTCTTTTCACTCAGCAAGAGTGCTTGTGAGCTCAACTACTCACGGAAGAAGAGTGAGCCCCCAGCCACAAGTCCCACCAGCCCAACCTTGGTCAAGAGGTCCCAAAGAACCAGAATGCCCTGGTACATCTCAGTCATCCATGAGAAG GATCATTCCCTGATCCAACTGGAAGAAGAACTCCAGCGTCTCTCAGTGCTGGAGACCCAGATGCAGAAGAAAGATCAGGAGATCTTGATGCTCCAAAAGGAGAAGGAAGCCCTGAAGAAGCAGCTGAGGACccttctcagaagcagaggcacaGAAACATCCTCAGCTTCCGCCAGGATG GAGCGGTCCTCTGAGGCTCCCCTGAAGCTGGGAAGGCTGAGCATGCTGAAGACCGCGTACAAAGACGAGGAGGAGCTGCAGCGCTGGATGCAG GACGACCTTAACGTGGTAGAGAACAGGGAGCTGCAGATGGAAGTAGGAAATGTCGTGGAGGAAAAGGGCGCTGAGGGGCCCCTGGAGGAAGCTGTAACTGGCAAGATCGGGACTTTGCTGGAAGAGGgccctgaggaggaggaggaggaagcagaaggagctgaggaggatgaggaggagggggaggtgaTACAGGAGGAAGAATTGTGGGAgttgaaggaggaagaggaacagcGTCCCAAGAGGTCATACTCTCTGACCGAGTCCTTTGAGGAGGAGCTAATGGCCCAGCTGGAGGAGTATGAGCGAATGTTGATGGACTTCCAGAGTGAGCTGGAACTCACTAGGGCCAGATATTCCCTGGCCACAG GAGCCATCACATCTTTACAACGGCAAAACGACTTCCAAGAGTCTCAGCTGCGGAAGGTCACCACAGAAAACGAGCTTCTGGAAAAGGAACTCCGTGAACGGAAGCGGCAGATCCAAGCCATGACCAACAAG TTCTCCAGCCTCCGGGAGGAAAAGAAGCAGCAGGGGATAATGGGGCTCATTGAGAAGGAAAACCTCATCCTCCGACAG CAAGTGTCTGAGTTGGAGACAGAGCTCCTGAGTCGTGATCAGGACATCGCGGAGCTGCACAGCAAAACTAGTGAGCTGCAGGCTCAGATCGACCTGAACGAAGATCACTTGAGGCGGTGGAAAGAACTCCATGATGACCTCCAAAGCCGGAATGAGACAATCCAGCAAGCAGAGCAACAGACTCGTGTGATCCTGGAGTCCTCTCAGGCCAGGGTAATGCCTGTTGCCCCCCACCGAGGGTTCAAGTTCATGGCCACCCATATCCTTACCCACTGCCCACCCACACAGACCATGTGCCCAGCAACAAGGGTTCTGGCTTATTCTGCCTCAGATTGCAACATGCAGTATAGAACTGAGGCTTGGAAAGTAGTGGAGGAGAGCGTGAGGGCTTATGGAACATTCTGGAAACACAGAGAGCGAGGGCCAGCATTGTTTATCAAGAAAGTGGGCCTTGGGTTCAGCTAG